The Halorussus gelatinilyticus genome contains the following window.
CGATGCAGATGCTGACGACGCTGACCCGGCCCAGTTCCGGCGAGGCGTGGGTCGCCGGCGAACCCGTCACCGACCGCGACGCCGTGGTCGAACGGTTGGGCTACATGCCCGAGGAGCCGCCAATCTACGACGAACTCACCGGGCGCGAGCAGTTGGAGTACGTCGCCGGCCTCCGGGACCTGCCCGACGGCGAGGCCGACCGGACGATTCGGGACCTGCTCGGCAGGTTCGACCTCGCGGCGGACGCCGACGACCGCATCTCGACGTACTCGAAGGGGATGAAGCAGAAGACCGCGCTGATTCAAGCGCTCCTCCACGACCCGCAGGTCCTCTTTCTGGACGAACCGACCTCGGGGCTGGACCCGCGCGCGGCCCGGACCGTCAGGAACCTGATTTCGGAACTGCGCGAGGAGGGAATGACCGTCTTCCTCTCGACGCACATCCTCCCCGTGGTGGAGGAACTCGCGGACCGCGTCGGCGTCCTCCACGACGGTCGCCTCGTCGCCGAGGGGTCGCCCGAGTCGCTGACCCACCGGGCGGAGTCGGGCGAGGAGTCCACGCTCGAAGAGGTGTTCCTCGAAGTGACGAGCGAGCACCCGGAGGGCGAGGTCGGCGCGGACGAAGAGCGGTCGGAGTTCGCGCGATGAAGACGCCAGACCTCTCGCACGCGACCCGCATCGCCCGCGTCGAGGTCGTCCGGAGCGTCCGGACGGTCCGGTCGAGCGGCACCCGGACCCTCGCTTTCGCGTTCGCGCTCCTGTTCTGGGTCGCCCTGCCGACCGTCGGCGGCGGCTATCTGGCCTACCGACTCGGGCGGGAACTCCCCAACGTCCCCTTCGACGCTCCGGTGTTGGACCTCCTCCGGGGCGGCACCGCGGTCGGGTGGGTCGGTCTCGCGGCGCTCGCCGCGGCCCGGACCGCCGGCAGGAAGGGCGAACTCGATTCGCCGGAGGGAATCCTGACGACCGTGCCCGCTCGGGACGCCGCGCTCGGTCTCCTGCTCGCCGAGTACGTCTGGATGGCGCTGGTCGCGGCGATTCCCGTCGTGACGATTTCGGTCGCGCTCGCGGTCGGTGCGGGCGTCGTCGCGCCGATACTGGCGATTCCGGCGACCGCCGCGCTCCTGCTCGGCGTCGGTCTCGCGGTCGGCTTTCCGGTCGGCCTCGGCGTCAAGTGGGTGACGCTCAGGACGCCGTGGCTCGCACGTCACAAGACCGTGCTGCTGCTCGCCGCGTTCGGTCTCTACTTCCTCGCGGTCACGTCCGAAACGCTCAACGAGGTCGTCGCCGCCCTCCAGCGCGCGCTCCGGGACACGCCGCTGGCGTGGTTCGGCGACGCCGCGCTGCTCGGTCTCCCCGGCATCGGGGCGGTCCCGGTCCACGCGCTCGCCGCGGCGGCGCTCGCGGCGGTCCTCCTCCCGGCTCTCGGAGTCGTCGGGATTCGCTCGGCGACGACGCTCTGGTACACCGACCGGTCGGAGGCGACCGGCGAGGAGTCCGACCGGAAGCGCGCCGACGCGGAGAAACGCGGCGACGCGGACGTGAGCGGCCGCGTCGGTGCGGCGAGCGAGAGCCTCGGCGAGCGCGCGCTCGCGCCCCTCTCGCCGTTCCTCGCGCGACCCACGCGGACCGTGACGCTGGCGGTCTGGCGGCGGACCAAGCGCGCGCCGATTCGGATTCTCTACGTCGCCTACCCCCTGTTCTTTCTCTACGCGCCGCTCCGGACCGCGTTCGAGAGCGGCGTGACGACCGTCCTGCCGCTGATGGTCGCGCTCTACGGGACGTGGGCCGCGGGCGCGCTGGTGCTGAATCCCCTCGGCGACGAGGGGTCGGTCCTGCCGACCACGCTGCTGTCGGGCATCGACGGCAGGCAGTTCGTCGTCGGTCACGTCCTCTCGGCGGCGCTGGTCGGGGTGCCGGTCGTCGCGCTGGCGACCGCCGCGACGGGCGCGCTGAGTCCGCTCGAACCCCTCCGGTGGCTGGCGCTGACGGGCGCGAGCGCCCTGCTCGTCGTCGCCGGGACGGTGCTGGCGGTCGCGGTCGGCACGCTCCTCCCGCGGTTCGGCACGGTCGAGGTGTTCCGGAGCCGCGAGGTCACGATGCCGAGCAAGGGCGCGTTCGCGGCCTACTCCATCGCGCTGTTGGGCGGCGCGGTCGGCGCGATGGTCGCGCTCCTCCCGCCGCTGGCGGGGTTCGTCGGCGGACTGGTCGGCGTGCCGGGTATCGCGGTCCGGGCGGTCGGCGGTGCGCTCGCGGTGCTGGTCGGCGTCGTCGGTCCAGCGGTCGGGTTCCGGTGGGCCGCCCGGAGGTTCGAGGCGTACGCGCTGGACTGACGGTCGGGCCGCCACACCGGTCGAGGGAAGCGAAATCGCCGCCGGGAGACCCCCGGAACGTCCGGGTCGAGGCTGACGCAGTGGCAGACTTGCGGAACTGTTTTACCCGTTCGTTGGCGAAATACGGATAATATGAGCGAACTCGAAGAGGAGTACCGCCTCGATTATTTCGAGGAAGAGGGCTTCGTCAGGAAGGAGTGTACCGAGTGCGGTGACTTCTTCTGGACGCGCGACCCCGACCGAGAGACCTGCGGCGAACCGCCCTGCGAGCAGTACCAGTTCATCGACGACCCCGGCTTCGACGAGGCCTACACCCTCGAAGAGATGCGCGAGGCGTTCCTCTCGTTCTTCGAGGGGAACGACCACGAGCGAATCGAACCCTACCCGGTCGCCGCGAACCGGTGGCGCGACGACGTGCTGCTCACGCAGGCGTCCATCTACGACTTCCAGCCGCTCGTGACGTCGGGCCAGACGCCGCCGCCCGCCAACCCCCTGACCATCAGCCAGCCCTGCATCCGGATGCAGGACATCGACAACGTGGGCAAGACGGGCCGCCACACGATGGCGTTCGAGATGATGGCCCACCACGCGTTCAACGCCCGCGAAGACATCGAGGACCCCGAGCAGTACGCCTATCAGGGCGAAGTCTACTGGAAAGACGAGACGGTCCAGTACTGTGACGAATTCTTCGAGTCGATGGGGGCCGACTTGGAGGAGATCACCTACATCGAGGACCCGTGGGTCGGGGGCGGCAACGCCGGACCCGCCATCGAAGTCATCTACAAGGGCGCGGAACTGGCGACGCTGGTCTTCATGTCGATGGAGCAGGACCCCGACGGCGAGTACGAGATGAAGGACGGCAACCGGTACTCGCCGATGGACACCTACATCGTGGACACGGGGTACGGTCTCGAACGCTGGACGTGGATGTCTCAGGGCACGCCGACGGTCTACGAGGCGGTCTACCCCGAGATGATAGGCTTCCTGAAGGACAACGCGGGCATCGACCACACCGACGAGGAAGAGGAACTCGTCCACCGCGCCTCGAAGCTCGCTGGCCACATGGACATCGACGAGGCCGAGGACATGGAGGCCGCCCGCGACAACATCGCCCGCGAGTTGGACGTGTCCAAATCGGACCTCGAAGCCCTGCTCGAACCCCTCGAAGACATCTACGCCATCGCGGACCACTGCCGGACGCTGGCGTACATGCTCGGCGACGGCATCGTCCCGAGCAACGTCGGCACGGGCTACCTCGCCCGGATGGTCCTCCGGCGCACGAAACGGCTCTGCGACAACGTGGGCGTGGACGCCCCGCTGGACGAACTCGTGGACATGCAGGCCGAGCGACTGGAGTACGAGAACCGCGACACGATTCGGGACATCGTCCGCACCGAGGTCGAGAAGTACCGCGAGACGCTCGAACAGGGCGGCCGCCGCGTCGAACGCCTCGCCAAGGAGTACGCCGAGAAAGGCCGGCCGATTCCGACCGACGAACTGGTCGAGTTGTACGACTCCCACGGCATCCAACCCGACATGGTCGAGGAAATCGCGGCGGAGTTCGGGACCGATGTGGACGTGCCCGACGACTTCTACAGCGTCGTCGCCTCGCGCCACGACTCCGGGCAGGCCTTCGAGGAGGAGGAGGACGAGGACGACCGTCTGGCCGACCTGCCGAAGACCGAGCGCCAGTTCTACGAGGACCAGTACGGCACCGACTTCGAGGCCGTGGTCCTCGACGTGTTCGAGCGCGAGGGCGAAGGCGAGGACGGCGACGCCGCCTACGACGTGGTGCTGGACCAGACGATGTTCTACCCCGAAGGTGGCGGCCAACCCGCCGACCGCGGGACCCTGACCACCGACGACGCCAGCGTGAAGGTCAGCGACGTGCAGGTACGGGACGGCGTCATCCTCCACCGGACCGACGACGAAGTCGGGAAGGGCGACATCGTCCGCGGGAAGATAGACCGCGAGCGCCGGCGTCGGCTGATGCGCCATCACACCGCGACCCACCTCGTCGTCCACGCGGCCCGCGAGGTGCTGGGCGAACACGTCCGACAGGCGGGCGCGCAGAAGGGCATCGACAGCTCTCGCATCGACATCCGCCACTACGAGCGCATCGACCGCGAGACCCGAGAAGAGATAGAGATGGTCGCCAACGAGCTCGTGATGGAGAACACGTCGGTCCAGCAGGAGTGGCCCAACCGCCACGAGGCCGAGGAGGAGTACGGCTTCGACCTTTATCAGGGCGGCATCCCCGCGGGCCAGAACATCCGGCTCGTCCACGTCTCCGAGGACGTGCAGGCCTGCGGTGGCACCCACGTCCGGCGCACGGGCGACGTGGGCACCATCAAGATTCTGAACACCGAGCGCGTGCAGGACGGCGTCGAGCGACTCACCTTCGCCGCGGGCGAGGCCGCCATCGAGGCGACCCAGCGCACCGAGACCGCCCTCGCGGAGGCCGCCGACGTGCTGGACGTGGCTCCCGAGGAGGTGCCCGAGACCGCCCAGCGGTTCTTCGACGAGTGGAAGGACCGCGGCAAGCAGATAGAGGACCTGAAAGAACAACTCGCGGAGGCCCGCGCCTCTGGCGGTGGCGGCGGCGAGGAGGTCGAGGTCGGCGACGTGACCGCGGTCGTCCAGCGTCTCGACGGCGACATGGACGAACTCCGGGCGACCGCGAACGCCCTCGTGGAGGACGGCAAAATCGCGGTCATCGGGAGCGGCGCGGACGGCGCGACGTTCGTGGTCGCGGTGCCCGACGGCGTCGGCGTCAACGCGGGCGAGGTCGTCGGCGAACTCGCCGGGAAGGTCGGCGGCGGCGGCGGCGGCCCGCCGGACTTCGCGCAGGGCGGCGGTCCGGACGCCGAGAAGTTGGACGAGGCGCTGGACGAGGCCCCGGACGTGCTGAAGCAGGTTCAGAACGCCTGATATACCCCGACAGCTCTTTTTGAGCGCGGACCGACTCGACGCGAGGTGACCGACTCGACGTCCTTCCGTCGCGTCACCGCGGCCGCCGCGCCCGACTGTGACTCGCCGCGCCCGACTCCGGGCCGACGAACTCGGTCCGGGCCGGTCTGCCACGCCCCACTCCGCCACCCGACGGGCTACCGGTCGAACAGCCACCGCTTCGCCCGTTCGAGGACCGACCGGCGGCGGGCGAGTCGCCGATTCAGCGCGTCGTTGACCCGGCGGAGTCGCGCGTTGTCGGCCTCCAGTCGTCGCAGTTCCTCACGAAGCCGTTCGTCGTCGGCGTCGAGTCGCTCGTCGGCCCGGCGGAGTTCGGCGTCGGAGCGAGGTCGCTCGGCGTCCGGGCGCGACAGTTCCGCCGTCCGCGTGCGCTCGCCGGCCGACCGGGACTCGTCGGTCGAAATCGAGTTGCCGGTCGGACCGCGTTCCGTCCGCGGGGCGCGGTCCGACGCGCGGCCGCGAGGCGCGTTCGGTCCGCGGTCGGTGCGGGACGCTCCGGCCCGCTCCGGCGCGTCGTACTCCGGGTCGAGGGCCGCCAGCGCGCGCTCGTCGCGGATGCGACCCGCGAGGACCGCGTTGACGACCGCGCCGACCAGCAGGACGAGACTGCCGAAGTAGAGCCAGATGAGCAGGAGGAACGCGCTCCCGAGCGCGCCGTACACCGCTTCGTAGCGCCCGGCGAGCGTGACGTAACCCTGAAACAGCGCCTCCAGCGTGGTCCACCCGACGGCGGCGACGGCGACGCCGGGCAGGACCTCGCTGGGCGTCACGTCAGCGTCGGGGAAGACGTAGTAGATGGGAAAGAACGCGACGCCGAGACCGAGCGTGAGGACGAGCGGGTCGAACACCGCGGGGTACGGTAGGTCGGGCACGCGCGAGGCCACCGCGCCCGCGACGAGGAAAGCGGCGACGGCGGTCCCGAGCGCGACGAACACGACGAGAGCGTTCTCCAGTTGCGCGAGCAGGGGCTTGTTCGGGTCGGTACCGTAAATCTGGGAGAACGCCACGTCGAGTCCCCGGAAAATCTTCGACATGCCCCACAGGAGCGTCACCGCGCCGACGACCGACACGCCGGCCTCGGCGGTGGCGACGTCGAACGATTCGGCCAGCAGGTCGCGGGCGTAGTCGGTCAGAAACGGCTCGGTGACGTCGGCGACCGACGCCGTGAACGCCTCGTTGCCGACCATCGTGAGAATCACGAGGGCGAACAGCAACAGCGGCAGCATCGAGACGAAGGCGTGGTAGGCGATGCTCCCGGCCATGAACGTGATGTTCTGGTCGTGTATCTCGCGCCACGACGCGCGGACGACCCGCTTGGTCGCCCCCCAGACCTCTCTCCCCCGACCACCCATGCGAAGCTATCACGCGGTCGTGCGGTAAAACGTCGTTGCCCGTTCCGAGTCGTCTCCCCCGTGGTCGAGGCGGGGCGTTCGACCCGCGCACCCGAACCTTCTTACCGAGCGTCGTCGTCGCCCTTCCGGGGGAGAAATCGATGACACAGCGACAGTCACGACGACGCCGACAGTTCCGACGAAGCGAACGGCGAGGGAACCAGCAGTCCGGGTCCGGCCAGCAGTCTCAGTCCGGTCAGCGTCCCACCCGGACGTACCGGAGCGCGGTCGGCCTGCCGGACGAGACCCGGCGGGCGATGGTCGGGTTGCTCAACCAGAGCCTCGCCGACACCACCGACCTGATGACCCAGTGCAAGTTCGCCCACTGGAACGTCAAGGGGATGAACTTCTACCAGTTGCACCTCCTGTTCGACGAGATCGCCGAGACGTTCGAGGACCACGCCGACATCATCGCCGAGCGAGCGACCGCGCTCGGCGGCGAAGCGACCGGCACCGTCCGGAGCGCGGCCTCGACCACTCGGATTCCCGAGATTCCGCCCGACGCGACCACCGGCCCGGAGTACGTCGCGGCGCTGGTCGAGCGCGTCGGCGTCCACGCCAACCACCTCCGGCGGGAAATCGAAATCGCGGTCGAACACGACGACGAGGACACCGCCGACATGTTCACCGAACTCTCCCGCGAGGTGGACAAGCAACTGTACTTCCTCGAAGCGCACCTGCAAGCGGTGACGCCCGAGGCGATTCCCGAGAGTCCGGGCGGGACGCTACAGGGCGACCAGTCGTCGCAGTACCGCGAGCAGTCGCAGGCGGACCAGCAGGTCGGCCAGCGGATTCCGATTACCGAGCAATCGCAGGCGGGGTCACAGAACTCGACCGGCCAGCAGAACTCGACTGACCCGAGTCAGACCGGCCAGCAGACAGAGGCGGGCCAGCAACCGCAGTCCGGCCAGCAACCGCAGTCCGGCCAACCGCCGCACCAGCGCCGGTACGGAACGGGCGGACGGTAACAGCGCCGCGGTTCCGCGGAGGGTCCGACGCCGACGGCCTCTTTCTTATCGGTCCGCCAACCCGAGTACGCGCTCCGCGGCCGCCTCGACCTCGGGAAGCGACTCCTCGGGCGCGTAGACGCCGAGTCGCCACTGCGCGCGGCCCGCCGCGCGCAGTCCCTCGACCAGCGGCGACTCGTCGGCGAGTCGCCGGACCTCGCCGTCCACGACCACGCGCGTCGAGGTCTCGGGCATGCTCGGTTCGCCGGGGGTATCGACCAGCACGGCCTCGGGCGCGACGCCGGCCACGGACGCGACGTCCCGCTCGAACGACCGGACCGCCTCGCGGTCGGCGGTCACGACCTCCGGGGGCACGGCGTCGAGTTTGGCCCAGACCGCCCGCTTGTAGAGGTCGCGGTGTTCGAGTCGCCGGGCCGCCTCGGCGGTCGCCTCGCAGTCGCGCAGCGCCGCGAGCAGTCGGTCGTCGGTCATCCGGGCGAACTCCTCGGCGGCGAGGTCGGTGGCGTCGAGCAGGCGCTCGCCCGCGCGTTCGAGCATCGCGCCCGCGATGCGCGAGACGTGGTGGCGGTAGACGGTGGCGTTCATCAGCGCCCGCGCCACGAGCGTCCCCTCGGCGGTCTGGACGTTACCCCCGGAGAGCACGAGGTCGTCGTCGCGGAACTGGAGCGCGGCCAGCAGGCGCGAGTGGTCGATGGTGCCGTAGGGGACGCCGGTGTGGTGGGCGTCCCGGACGAGGTAGTCCATCCGGTCCACGTCGAGTTCCCCGGCGACCAGTTGGCCGAGTCGACCCCTCCCTTCGACCAGCGCGGCGACCTCGGCGGGGTCGAGACCGTGGCGCTCCAGCACGTCGGCGAGTCGTCCCGACCCGAGCAGGTCGGCCACCTCGTCGTGGTGTCGCCCGAGTCGGCGTTCGATGATGCCCTCGGTCTGGTGGCCGTAGGGACCGTGGCCCACGTCGTGGAGGAGCGCGGCCGCCCGGACCGCCAGCGCGCGCTCGCCCTCGACGCCGAGGAGCGAGCAGGCTTTTCGAGCGAGGTGGTAGACGCCGAGACTGTGTTCGAATCGGGTGTGGTTCGCGGAGGGGTAGACGAGTCTGACCGTGCTGAGTTGCTTGATGTGGCGCAACCGCTGGAGTTCGGGCGTATCGAGCAGATCGGCCGCGAGGTCGCAGACGGGGACGTGGTCGTGGACGCTATCCTTGATGGCCTTCATGAGTTCGGGGTTGACAGAGCGGTGGCAAAAGTGGCCCGTCTCGGGGTCGCCCCCGCGGGCCAGTCCGCAAAGCGAAACCGAGAGATCGGACCGAGTTATTTTTCAGCTGACAGATAGTAGCCGAGACAACTTCGTGTCTTCGCGCGACTCCTCCAAGTCCGAACTCGCCGCTGGCCTCCTGCTGTGGGGGGCCGCCGCGGTCGCGCATCTCGTCTCCGCGACCGGCCTGTACCCGCTCCCCGACTGGCTCCTCACCGTCTCCCACGCGTGGATAGGTGTCGGCGCGTACCACGCGCTGAAGGCCGGGTCCACGCGATTTCGGCGCGTCTGGTTCGACCCGCGCGTCCGGAGCGTCCTCGCGCTCGTCGCGTTCGCGGCCGCCGGAGGTCTCTACGCGACCGGAGCGAAATCGACGGCGGCCTTCGCGGCCTTCGTCGGCGTTATCTTCGGTTCGGGGGCGGTCGTCGAGTCCCACGAGCGAGGGTCGCTCCGGGCGGATCCGTACTTCCGACTGGTCGTGGGACTGGCCGGACTCGGCTTCGTCGCGCTCGCGTGGATTCTCGGAACGACGTACCCGTACTTCGGCGTCGCGGTCATGGCGGCGACCAGCGCGGTCACCGGACTCGGATGCATCGCGTGGGCGGTCCGGACGACGAGGCGGCCGTGAGTCGGGAACGAACCACTGAAACGCCCCGGCCCCGAACCCCCGGCCATGCCTTACGCGGACAACGACGGCGTTTTTCTCCACTACGAAGTTGGCGGCGACGGCGCGGTCGAACCCGACGCGCCGGTCGTCCTGCTGTCCGACGCGGGCTACGGCCCGTGGCAGTGGGGCTGGCAGTTCTCGGCGCTCGCCGGTCCCTTCGAGGTCGTCGTCCCCGCCACGCGCGGGACCGGCGATTCGGACGCACCGGACCAGACCGCCTCCGACTCGGACACCTCCGATTCCGGCGCGTCCGAGTCCTACAGCGTCGAGACGCTCGCCGCGGACCTCGAAGCCGTCCTCGCCGACCACGGCGCGCGCAAAGCCCACCTCGTCGGCGCGGGACTGGGCGGGATGGTCGCGCTCCGGTACGCCCTCGACTTCTCGCGCGCCCGGTCGCTGAGTCTGCTCGGCACCTCGCCCGGCGGCCCGCGAGCGACCCCCGTCGCCGACGGCCTGCGCGAGCGACTGGCGGCGGACCCCGGCGACTCGGCCTCGCTCCGAACGTCGCTCGAACCCGTCGCCGGCGCGGAACTGCTGGAGACCGACGACCTCGTGGAGCGCATCGTGTCGTGGCGGCGCGACGAGGACGCCGCTCCCGCAGTCCAGCGCGCCCACTTCGACGCGATGGCCGAGTTCGACGCCAGCGACGGCCTCTACGAGATTACGATTCCGGCGCTGGTCTGTCACGGCGACGACGACCGCGTGGTTCCGGCCGAGGACGGCCGACTGCTGGCCGACGGTCTCCCGAAGGGCGAGTTCGCGGCGTTCCCCGGCGAGCATCTCTTCTACGTCGAGCGCTCGCGGGAGGTCAACGACGAACTGGTCGGGTTCCTGACCGACCGCACCGAGGAGTAATCGGACTTCGCAACAACGCCTACCTACGCCGACGCCGAACCCCTCGACATGACGCTCTCGCTCGAACGCCGGGCCGCGCTGTGGGGGGACCGAACTGCGGTGGTGGACGCGAGCGCCGACCGGCGGGTAAGCTACGCCGACCTCGAATCCGAGGCCGACGCGATGGCCCGACGCCTCGCGGCGCTCGGGGTCGGGCCGGGCGACCCGGTGGCGGTCGTCTCGCGCAATCGAATCGAGACGCTGGCGCTGTTGTTCGCGGTCCGGCGACTCGGCGGGATTTTCGCGCCGGTTTCACACAGGCTCACGCCCGCCACCGTCGAGGAACCGCTGGAGACCATCGACCCGGAAGTCGTCGTCCACGAGGCCGGACAGCGCGACCTCGTGCGCGAACTGCCCGACGAGCGGACTCACTCCTTCGAGGAGTTGGGCCGCCACGAGGGCGCGGACTACGAAAGCGTCGACCGCGACGCAGAGGACTCGCTGGTCTACCTGCACACGAAGGCCGAGGCCGACCGCCCCGCGGTCGGGGAGGACGAGGGGCGCTCGCGCCCCGGCGAGTCGCTGAACGAGGACCCGACGACGGCCCCGCGGGTGGTGGACTACCCGGCGCGAGCGGTCGAGTGGAACTGCGTCACCGCCGCGGCGGCGTGGGGACTGGGCCGGGGCGACTGCGCGCCCGCGCTGCTCCCGTTCTCGGACGCCGACGGACTCCTCGGACTCGTCCTTCCGCTGCTCTACGTCGGCGGTCGGGTCGCGCTCCTCCGGGCGTTCAGGCCCGAGGACGCGCTGGCCGCGGTCGCCGAGGAGGGCGCGACCGCGCTGTTCGCGGGGGCGACCGAGTACCGCGAACTCGTCGCCGCCGACGAGTTCGCGGCGACCGACTTCTCGGGCGTCGAGTGGATAGCCACGCGGTCCCGACTCCCGGCCGACGCCCGCGAGGAGTTGGCCCGGCACGCGCCCGTGGTCCGGACCTACGGCCGAGTCGAGACCGGCCCGAACGCGCTGTTCGTGCCGCCCGGCGAGTCCGGAAGCGCGGCCGACGCCCCGGACCGCGACGCCGACCGGGTGGGCCGACCGTTCCCCGACTGCGAGGTCCGGGTCGCCGCCGACGACGGAACGCCGGTGGAAGACGGCGAACTCGGGGAGATCCGGTGCCGAGGAGCCGTGACCCCGAAGGGTCGACTGACGGACGACGGGACGACGGAGACGTTCCCCGACTGGGTGCCGACCGGCGACCTCGGCTTCCGCGAGGGCGGCGACTACTACCTGCTCGGGCGAGCGAGCGAGGCGTTCGAGTCCGGCGAGTCGGCGGCGTCCGCCGAGTCGGCAGACTCGACCGACCCGGCCCGCGTCCATCCCCGCGAAGTCGAGCGCGCGCTGGAGTCCGAACCGGACGTGACCGCGGCGGGGGTCGTCCCGGACGACGAGGGCGTGCTGGCGGCGTTCGTCGGCGACGCGGACCCCGGCGAGTTGCGGGGTACGCTCGCCGACTCGCTCCCCGAGGGCGTGGCGATTCGGGAACTGAATCGCGTCGAGTCGCTCCCCAGACGGGCGACCGGCGAACTCGACCGGGCGGCGCTCCGGCGGCAACTGGACGACGAGGAGCGCATCGACGAGTAGTGAGGGCGGAGAGACGCCGGACGCTCAGGCCCCGTCGGTTCCGGATTCGGCGGGTGCGCCGGACGTATCGGACGCACTGGACCCGCCGGACGCACCGGACTCGTCGGCGAGTTTCAGCCCCGACACGAGGCGGTTGGTCACGACTCGCGCCACGATGCCGACCAGTTCCGCGTCGGTCCCGTCGGCGGTCAGGTCGGCGAACACGCCCAGCGGAATCTGGCCGCCGGCCATCTCGCGGTGGCCGCCCGCGCTCCCCACGTCCTCGAAGATGTCGCGGAGGACGTTGCCGACGTGGACCCGCGAGTCGGTCGAGCGCGCGCTGAGTTCTATCTCGTCGTCCACGATGCCGAAGACGATGGCGGTCTCGACGCCCTCCAGCGTGGCGAGGTAGTCGGCGGCCTGCGGGAGCGCGTCGCGCTCGTTCGTCCGGCCGACGTGCGAGATGAGGACCGACCCGCGGACCACCCGGTTGTCCACCGCGTCGGCGATGGCGTCCACCGTCGCGCCGCTGACCGCCGGGGTCGAGAGCCGCCGGAGCATGTCGGGGTCGGCGAACTCGTGGAGAATCCGGGCCGCGTCGTATTCGTCGCCGGTCACGCCCCGGAGGAACCCCAGCGTCTCCCGCCGGATGGCGAACAGCAGGCCGGTCGCCAGCGTCTGGTCGAAGGCCACGTCGAGTTCGTGGACGTACTCGGTCAGGATGGTCGCGGTCGCGCCCACCTCCTCGCGGTGGTCCGCGAACCGCGCGTCGATTCCCTCGGCGGGGTGGTGGTCGATGACGACGTCCACCGGTACGTCCTCGGGCACCTCGTTGTTGACGCCGGGCACGGAGTGGTCCACGAACGCGACCAGCGAGTCCGCCGCGCGCTCGCCGACCGACTCGGGGTCGAACTGCTGCAGGTCGAGTTCGAGCAGGTTGACGAACGCGCGGTTCTGCTGGTGGGAGATGTCGCCGCTGTAGAGGATGCGTCGCTCGTCGATTCCGGCGTGGGCCGCGATGCGACCCAGCGCGAGCGCGCTCGCCAGACAGTCGGGGTCGGGATTGTTGTGACAGACGATGGTCAACTCCTCGCCGTCGGCCAGCAGGTCGTGGAGTTCCGCGGACTTGCTCATTGCCCGCTCTTCGTGGCACAGCGCCAAGAGATTGTGGTCGGAGAGCGGTGGCGCTCGGCGACGCGGACCACGGTTTCGAGAACGAAGCGCCACCGACTCCCGTTACTTGTTTTACTGTTATCGGACGCTCTCGGACGACTCAGGACATGA
Protein-coding sequences here:
- a CDS encoding class I adenylate-forming enzyme family protein: MTLSLERRAALWGDRTAVVDASADRRVSYADLESEADAMARRLAALGVGPGDPVAVVSRNRIETLALLFAVRRLGGIFAPVSHRLTPATVEEPLETIDPEVVVHEAGQRDLVRELPDERTHSFEELGRHEGADYESVDRDAEDSLVYLHTKAEADRPAVGEDEGRSRPGESLNEDPTTAPRVVDYPARAVEWNCVTAAAAWGLGRGDCAPALLPFSDADGLLGLVLPLLYVGGRVALLRAFRPEDALAAVAEEGATALFAGATEYRELVAADEFAATDFSGVEWIATRSRLPADAREELARHAPVVRTYGRVETGPNALFVPPGESGSAADAPDRDADRVGRPFPDCEVRVAADDGTPVEDGELGEIRCRGAVTPKGRLTDDGTTETFPDWVPTGDLGFREGGDYYLLGRASEAFESGESAASAESADSTDPARVHPREVERALESEPDVTAAGVVPDDEGVLAAFVGDADPGELRGTLADSLPEGVAIRELNRVESLPRRATGELDRAALRRQLDDEERIDE
- a CDS encoding DHH family phosphoesterase, whose protein sequence is MSKSAELHDLLADGEELTIVCHNNPDPDCLASALALGRIAAHAGIDERRILYSGDISHQQNRAFVNLLELDLQQFDPESVGERAADSLVAFVDHSVPGVNNEVPEDVPVDVVIDHHPAEGIDARFADHREEVGATATILTEYVHELDVAFDQTLATGLLFAIRRETLGFLRGVTGDEYDAARILHEFADPDMLRRLSTPAVSGATVDAIADAVDNRVVRGSVLISHVGRTNERDALPQAADYLATLEGVETAIVFGIVDDEIELSARSTDSRVHVGNVLRDIFEDVGSAGGHREMAGGQIPLGVFADLTADGTDAELVGIVARVVTNRLVSGLKLADESGASGGSSASDTSGAPAESGTDGA
- a CDS encoding alpha/beta fold hydrolase, encoding MPYADNDGVFLHYEVGGDGAVEPDAPVVLLSDAGYGPWQWGWQFSALAGPFEVVVPATRGTGDSDAPDQTASDSDTSDSGASESYSVETLAADLEAVLADHGARKAHLVGAGLGGMVALRYALDFSRARSLSLLGTSPGGPRATPVADGLRERLAADPGDSASLRTSLEPVAGAELLETDDLVERIVSWRRDEDAAPAVQRAHFDAMAEFDASDGLYEITIPALVCHGDDDRVVPAEDGRLLADGLPKGEFAAFPGEHLFYVERSREVNDELVGFLTDRTEE